In the Arthrobacter sp. 31Y genome, one interval contains:
- a CDS encoding ATP-dependent DNA helicase UvrD2: MTEEIFDASVSLEERILGGLDEEQREVASTLTGPMCVLAGAGTGKTRAITHRIAYGVHSGVYSPQRLLAVTFTSRAAAEMRSRLRDLGVANVQARTFHAAALRQLQFFWPQAIGGTLPSLLDHKANMIAEASRRLRLSTDRASIRDLAAEIEWAKVSMLTPANYLENAQGRGTPGGFDLTAVSRVFQAYEDIKTDRNVIDFEDVLLITVGILQEDPKVAATVREQYRHFVVDEYQDVSPLQQRLLDLWLGGRNELCVVGDASQTIYSFTGASPKHLLGFKAQFPEATVVKLIRDYRSTPQVVKLANDLLGSRRSGGPVADAAWASPLKLVAQRPSGPEPRFMECPDDEAEAAVVAGRIQELLNTGVKASEIAILFRTNGQSEAYEQALASAGIGYQLRGGERFFARKEVRDAILQLRAATRAVAEGPQESLGQIVRDIVASLGYTDAAPHSGGALRERWESLAALVALADELAVSRGESFTLAEFVNELQERSVAQHAPTVQGVTLASLHAAKGLEWDAVFLVGLSEGLMPISFADTPEDVDEERRLLYVGITRAREHLNLSWSTARTPGGRANRKPSRFLDGLRPNSVASANARSKTGPTRRKAAAPASCKVCGSMLASGAERKVGRCNQCPPTYEEQTFDALRQWRLDEAQSADVPAYVVFTDATLTAIAEAKPSSLEELAGLAGIGPSKLERYGEAVLAVLAESSEL; this comes from the coding sequence GTGACCGAAGAGATTTTCGACGCCAGCGTCTCACTTGAGGAACGCATCCTCGGGGGCCTGGACGAAGAGCAGCGCGAAGTAGCCAGTACCTTGACGGGACCTATGTGTGTCCTCGCAGGGGCGGGAACGGGAAAGACCCGTGCCATCACCCATCGCATCGCCTACGGAGTTCATTCCGGCGTATACAGTCCCCAGAGACTGCTGGCCGTGACTTTTACGTCCCGGGCCGCCGCAGAGATGCGAAGCAGGCTCCGCGATCTTGGCGTTGCGAATGTCCAGGCACGCACCTTCCACGCCGCGGCCTTGAGGCAGTTGCAATTCTTCTGGCCGCAGGCAATCGGGGGCACTTTGCCCAGCCTGTTGGACCATAAAGCCAACATGATCGCTGAAGCTTCCCGCAGGCTCCGCCTCAGCACTGATCGCGCATCCATCCGGGACCTGGCGGCCGAGATCGAGTGGGCCAAGGTGTCAATGCTGACCCCGGCCAATTATCTGGAGAATGCCCAAGGCCGTGGAACTCCCGGAGGGTTCGATCTCACCGCGGTGTCCAGGGTGTTCCAGGCCTACGAGGACATCAAAACCGACCGCAACGTCATCGACTTTGAAGACGTCCTGCTCATCACTGTGGGGATCCTTCAGGAGGACCCTAAGGTTGCGGCAACAGTCAGGGAACAATACCGCCACTTCGTGGTGGATGAGTACCAGGACGTTTCGCCACTGCAACAACGGCTGCTGGATTTGTGGCTCGGGGGCCGGAACGAGTTATGTGTGGTGGGCGATGCCAGCCAGACCATCTACTCCTTTACTGGAGCTTCACCCAAGCACCTTCTGGGGTTCAAAGCGCAGTTCCCCGAAGCCACAGTCGTCAAGCTCATTCGCGATTACCGGTCTACCCCGCAAGTGGTGAAGTTGGCCAACGACCTCCTCGGCTCCCGCCGAAGCGGAGGCCCGGTGGCAGATGCCGCATGGGCCTCGCCACTCAAGCTCGTCGCCCAACGGCCTTCGGGTCCGGAGCCGCGCTTCATGGAGTGCCCGGATGACGAGGCGGAGGCCGCCGTTGTGGCCGGCAGAATTCAGGAACTTCTCAACACAGGCGTCAAGGCCAGCGAGATCGCCATCCTGTTCAGAACCAACGGCCAGTCTGAAGCGTACGAGCAAGCATTGGCTTCGGCCGGCATTGGCTACCAGCTCCGGGGAGGCGAGCGGTTCTTTGCGCGCAAGGAAGTCCGCGATGCCATCCTCCAACTGCGTGCGGCAACCCGCGCCGTGGCTGAGGGACCCCAAGAATCACTAGGGCAGATCGTCCGGGACATTGTTGCTTCACTTGGTTACACGGATGCCGCCCCGCACAGCGGGGGAGCACTGCGTGAGCGGTGGGAATCCTTGGCAGCTTTGGTCGCCTTGGCTGATGAGCTTGCAGTCAGCCGTGGGGAGTCCTTCACTTTGGCTGAGTTCGTCAACGAACTACAGGAGCGCTCGGTCGCGCAACACGCCCCCACTGTTCAAGGTGTCACCCTTGCCTCCCTTCACGCAGCGAAGGGCCTGGAATGGGATGCAGTGTTCCTGGTGGGCCTCAGCGAAGGCCTCATGCCCATTTCCTTTGCCGACACCCCCGAGGATGTGGACGAAGAACGCAGGTTGCTGTACGTCGGAATCACGCGGGCACGCGAGCACCTGAATCTCTCATGGTCCACAGCCCGAACTCCGGGCGGCCGGGCCAACCGCAAACCGTCCCGTTTCCTAGACGGACTTCGCCCCAATTCCGTGGCATCGGCCAATGCGCGCAGCAAGACAGGTCCCACGCGACGCAAAGCCGCCGCCCCGGCGTCGTGCAAGGTCTGCGGAAGCATGCTTGCCAGTGGAGCCGAACGCAAGGTGGGGCGCTGTAACCAGTGCCCGCCCACGTATGAGGAGCAAACGTTCGATGCCCTGAGACAGTGGAGACTGGACGAGGCCCAATCGGCCGACGTTCCAGCCTATGTTGTGTTCACGGACGCTACACTGACCGCCATTGCCGAAGCCAAGCCTTCATCGCTGGAAGAACTGGCTGGTTTGGCAGGGATCGGCCCATCCAAGCTCGAACGCTATGGCGAAGCCGTCCTGGCTGTACTCGCTGAGAGCAGCGAACTCTGA
- the nudC gene encoding NAD(+) diphosphatase, translated as MSYTESPALANHLMETVLPVRPAMVDRGSGIRMKPGMVEELIASGSAKAMVISQRKALVTADGLWFGDAAPLWNALDGPGTGAVAAIYLGTTLTSSSLLEGTPVVLFTVPEQPAPGTATVPMDAEWAGFRDVAARLDAKDTALFIEASAISNWHSTHTHCPQCGTPTDIEAGGWVRRCPKDNSEHYPRTDPAIIVTVVGPDGRLLLGGGGPLDAKNYSTLAGFVEPGESLEQAVVREIGEEVGVRVTACQYLGSQSWPFPASLMLGFTAKTDDAVARPDGVEVTRARWFSREELQDAVLSGEITISTRLSIARSLIEHWYGGVIEDLQP; from the coding sequence ATGAGTTATACGGAGTCGCCGGCGCTTGCCAACCACCTGATGGAGACTGTTCTTCCCGTTCGCCCTGCCATGGTGGATCGCGGCTCGGGCATCCGCATGAAGCCCGGAATGGTTGAGGAGCTTATCGCCTCCGGTTCGGCAAAGGCCATGGTCATTTCGCAGCGCAAAGCATTGGTGACCGCGGACGGTCTGTGGTTCGGGGACGCCGCTCCGCTCTGGAACGCTCTTGACGGGCCAGGTACCGGCGCTGTTGCCGCCATCTACCTGGGCACCACCTTGACATCGTCTTCGTTGCTGGAGGGCACGCCCGTCGTGTTGTTCACGGTTCCGGAGCAACCGGCTCCCGGCACGGCCACGGTGCCGATGGATGCTGAGTGGGCAGGCTTCCGGGACGTCGCGGCGCGTCTTGACGCCAAGGACACGGCTTTGTTTATCGAGGCCAGTGCAATCTCCAACTGGCACTCCACCCACACGCATTGCCCGCAATGCGGCACGCCCACGGACATCGAGGCCGGGGGATGGGTTCGTCGTTGTCCAAAGGACAACTCAGAACATTATCCGCGGACGGATCCGGCCATCATTGTCACCGTAGTGGGCCCCGATGGCCGGCTCTTGCTTGGCGGCGGCGGGCCCCTCGACGCCAAAAATTACTCTACGCTCGCAGGATTCGTTGAGCCCGGCGAGTCTCTGGAGCAGGCCGTGGTGAGGGAAATTGGGGAAGAAGTGGGTGTACGCGTGACTGCCTGCCAGTACCTCGGGTCCCAGTCCTGGCCCTTCCCCGCTTCTCTCATGTTGGGATTCACCGCCAAGACGGACGACGCCGTGGCGCGGCCCGACGGCGTGGAGGTTACCCGTGCACGGTGGTTCAGTCGCGAGGAGTTGCAGGATGCCGTACTGAGCGGTGAGATCACCATTTCAACGCGCTTGTCCATTGCGCGTTCATTGATTGAGCATTGGTACGGCGGCGTCATCGAAGACCTCCAGCCGTGA
- a CDS encoding macrolide 2'-phosphotransferase, translating into MRRTPLELAAIATAAVPGLAPTAAAYSPDDDADFDSALLLDAEGKRWRVRSPRHPEASTRLETEFMVLRAFAPAIRAELPFHVPTIAGTVRQGALTTFVYAHLQGSVLSIEELSAGSSALAREVGTALAAIHDLPLPLVINADLPSYSANEFRQRKLNELDQAATTGKIPATLLRRWEHALEDVALWRFNPSVVHGDLHEDNLMVQDDTVTALTGWTDLRIGDPADDFAWLVASNEASFVEAVLSHYTQTRRDVPDAHLLRRAALLAEFALAQYLVKAMAAGHQSMTSEAEAMLQTLADDIDEQLRREEEAAHTAEQEAASQTVSASPSDIPAVSVAAIPLPDEPESSVETDVGGTSGYDDTSTAAISVVSVTPLRPAERS; encoded by the coding sequence GTGAGAAGAACACCGCTCGAACTGGCCGCCATAGCAACCGCGGCGGTGCCCGGCCTGGCGCCGACGGCCGCAGCCTATTCCCCCGACGATGACGCCGATTTCGACTCAGCGTTGCTGCTGGATGCGGAAGGCAAACGCTGGCGGGTCCGTTCACCGCGCCATCCGGAAGCCAGCACCCGTTTGGAAACCGAGTTCATGGTCCTGCGGGCCTTTGCGCCGGCCATCCGCGCCGAGCTGCCCTTCCATGTGCCCACCATCGCCGGCACAGTCCGGCAAGGTGCCTTGACGACGTTCGTCTACGCGCACCTCCAGGGCTCCGTGCTCTCCATCGAAGAACTGTCCGCCGGAAGTTCCGCCTTGGCCCGGGAAGTGGGCACAGCTTTGGCAGCCATTCATGACCTGCCACTGCCCTTGGTCATTAATGCGGATCTACCCAGCTACTCGGCCAACGAATTCCGGCAACGTAAACTCAACGAGCTGGACCAAGCCGCCACCACCGGCAAGATTCCGGCCACCCTGCTGCGTCGCTGGGAGCACGCCCTGGAAGACGTCGCCCTGTGGCGCTTCAACCCCTCAGTGGTCCACGGGGACCTTCACGAAGACAACCTGATGGTGCAGGATGACACTGTGACAGCCCTGACGGGCTGGACGGATCTGCGGATCGGTGATCCTGCGGACGACTTCGCCTGGCTGGTGGCGTCCAACGAAGCATCATTCGTCGAGGCCGTACTAAGCCACTACACCCAGACGCGCCGCGATGTCCCTGACGCCCACCTCCTCCGCCGGGCGGCGCTGCTGGCCGAGTTCGCCCTCGCCCAATATTTGGTCAAGGCCATGGCCGCAGGGCACCAGAGCATGACCTCAGAAGCAGAAGCCATGCTCCAGACACTCGCCGACGACATCGACGAGCAGCTACGCCGCGAAGAAGAAGCCGCGCACACCGCTGAGCAAGAGGCAGCCTCGCAGACAGTTTCAGCTTCACCGTCCGACATTCCCGCCGTCAGTGTCGCTGCGATTCCCCTTCCGGATGAGCCCGAGAGCTCCGTGGAGACCGACGTCGGCGGAACCTCGGGCTATGACGACACCTCCACCGCCGCTATCAGTGTGGTCAGCGTGACGCCACTTCGCCCGGCCGAACGTTCCTGA
- a CDS encoding ATP-dependent helicase: MTTELLEGLASGGPDFAGVPEPRFSPSELARILGEKNHPTPEQAAIISSPLSPRLVIAGAGSGKTATMADRVVWLVANGWVRPEEVLGVTFTRKAAGELASRIRSKLATLQRIAAEDDGSIGFPEGLLGADDLEPKVSTYHSYASGIVSDYGLRLGIERDVVLLGGAQSWQLASEVVEAYDGDYEHFTAAKSTLVNAVIQLAGECAEHLQDPGEVREWVLERVETFEQLPYVSGAKKNPSQAAGDLAAMLRTRASVADMVVRYQEAKRQRGVLDFGDLVALAARIASDIPLAATTERARYKVVLLDEFQDTSHAQLVLFSRLFGQGHAVTAVGDPNQSIYGFRGASAGQLFHFVQEFPVRHADPSGGDVSYSVAPTSYLTTAWRNGRNILQAANTIAAPLNRAAALDGPAGERETASSVSVPALVPSPAAVDGRVVIARFGTDEDEAAVIARDVRRYQKTVFEEEKDGTAVQPTMAVLCRRRAQMECLRREFELQGIPYEIVGLGGLLDTPEIVDLVATLRVLSDPGRSDALMRLLAGARWRIGPADLMAFSDWSRFLARRRSAPEGPHESFEDNEEPAKTVVESDITDAASLVEALDFLPRPGWTSGHGRSLSAAALQRLTSLASELRSLRSYIGDDLTTLLGEVERAMLLDIEVAAKPGISIHQARRNLDAFQDAAAGFLQTSQRIDLLAFLSWLEAAASEEGGLDVAPVETNREAVQLLTVHASKGLEWDVVFVPGLNAGSFPSSRDSRWSTGAAALPWPLRGDRADLPQWDLDQPDQKGWLDAEKIFKSEVQHHGEAEERRLAYVAYTRAKFVLWASSAAWNGSRSGMAGMSSFLSELAPLAGVAPTVEDAGRPQPVGSTSSGGAAEVHAESVAEEVLPEESPLTAVLEVAQFPYDPLEGPSDPRTGARLRLTPGRRLAMDQAAAMVRGYIEESYAEHAAEPSHDLTGAAAKWSQEAQLLLDRQRQLKTVQDVHLPSHISASLFVDLGADPAAVLSQLRRPVPREPGISARKGTAFHAWVEEYFGSTGMLDLDEAPGSDSHIDEAYGLEDMVAAFKESEWAQRAPAFVEVPVETRIGDVVVRGRIDAVFRDADGRWQLIDWKTGRRPAGQQLATRAVQLAVYRLAWARLKDVPLEDVSAAFYYVADDAFVRPHDLGSAEELELIIERALKSSD, translated from the coding sequence ATGACAACCGAGCTCCTGGAAGGCCTCGCCTCCGGTGGCCCCGACTTCGCAGGCGTCCCCGAGCCCAGATTCTCGCCCTCCGAACTGGCCCGTATCCTTGGCGAAAAAAACCACCCTACGCCCGAGCAAGCGGCTATTATTTCCTCGCCCCTCTCACCTCGCTTGGTGATTGCAGGGGCCGGTTCGGGCAAGACGGCCACCATGGCGGACCGTGTGGTGTGGCTGGTGGCTAATGGCTGGGTGCGTCCGGAGGAAGTTCTCGGCGTGACATTCACCCGGAAGGCTGCCGGAGAGCTGGCGAGCAGGATTCGGTCCAAGCTGGCCACTCTTCAGCGGATCGCGGCGGAGGACGATGGCAGCATCGGCTTCCCTGAGGGGCTCCTTGGTGCCGACGACCTCGAACCCAAGGTATCTACTTACCATTCCTATGCAAGCGGCATCGTGTCGGACTACGGCCTGCGGCTGGGCATCGAACGGGACGTCGTCTTGCTCGGTGGCGCACAGTCCTGGCAGTTGGCCAGCGAAGTGGTGGAGGCCTACGACGGCGACTACGAACATTTCACAGCCGCGAAATCCACTCTTGTCAATGCGGTTATTCAGTTGGCAGGGGAGTGCGCCGAGCACCTTCAGGATCCGGGGGAAGTGCGGGAGTGGGTTCTGGAACGCGTTGAGACCTTTGAGCAGCTTCCCTACGTATCCGGGGCCAAGAAGAATCCCAGCCAGGCTGCGGGAGACCTCGCGGCCATGCTCCGGACCCGCGCCAGCGTGGCCGACATGGTGGTTCGCTACCAAGAAGCGAAACGTCAACGCGGTGTCCTGGATTTCGGCGACCTCGTGGCACTGGCGGCACGTATTGCCAGTGACATCCCGCTCGCTGCCACCACTGAACGCGCTCGCTACAAAGTGGTCCTCCTGGATGAATTCCAGGACACATCCCACGCGCAGCTTGTCCTGTTCTCACGTCTTTTCGGCCAGGGCCACGCCGTTACTGCCGTGGGTGATCCCAACCAGTCGATTTATGGGTTCCGTGGCGCATCAGCGGGCCAGCTCTTTCACTTTGTGCAGGAGTTTCCCGTGCGGCACGCTGACCCCTCCGGCGGCGATGTGTCCTATTCCGTAGCCCCCACCTCTTACCTGACCACAGCCTGGCGTAATGGCAGGAATATCCTCCAAGCAGCCAACACCATTGCGGCGCCCTTGAACCGGGCGGCGGCTTTGGATGGGCCTGCAGGGGAGAGGGAGACCGCCAGCAGTGTCTCGGTTCCCGCATTGGTTCCCAGCCCCGCTGCGGTGGACGGACGTGTGGTGATCGCACGGTTCGGTACCGATGAAGACGAGGCCGCCGTCATAGCCCGCGATGTCCGCCGGTACCAGAAGACTGTTTTTGAGGAAGAGAAGGACGGCACCGCTGTCCAGCCCACCATGGCTGTCCTGTGCCGGCGCCGGGCGCAGATGGAATGCCTCCGCCGCGAGTTCGAGCTCCAAGGTATTCCCTACGAGATCGTTGGACTGGGTGGATTGCTGGACACGCCTGAGATCGTGGATCTGGTGGCCACGTTACGGGTTCTTTCTGATCCAGGACGTTCTGATGCGCTGATGAGGTTGTTGGCGGGTGCACGGTGGCGGATTGGTCCGGCGGACTTGATGGCATTCAGCGACTGGTCCCGCTTCCTGGCCCGTCGCCGCTCGGCCCCGGAAGGGCCCCATGAGTCCTTCGAGGACAACGAGGAACCCGCAAAGACCGTGGTTGAAAGTGACATCACGGATGCCGCAAGCCTCGTGGAGGCCCTGGACTTCCTTCCCCGCCCTGGCTGGACTTCCGGCCATGGAAGGAGTCTGAGTGCCGCTGCCCTGCAACGGCTGACCAGCCTTGCCTCGGAGCTTCGCTCGCTCAGAAGCTACATCGGAGACGACCTCACCACACTTCTTGGCGAGGTGGAACGTGCCATGCTCCTGGATATTGAGGTCGCCGCCAAGCCGGGAATCAGCATTCACCAAGCTCGCCGCAACCTGGATGCCTTCCAGGACGCGGCGGCCGGGTTCCTTCAGACTTCACAGCGCATTGATTTGCTGGCGTTTTTGTCGTGGCTGGAAGCTGCGGCCTCCGAGGAAGGCGGATTGGATGTGGCCCCCGTTGAGACCAACCGTGAGGCGGTGCAATTGCTGACTGTCCACGCTTCCAAGGGTTTGGAATGGGACGTCGTCTTTGTCCCCGGACTCAACGCTGGTTCATTCCCCAGCAGCAGGGATTCGAGGTGGAGCACGGGCGCCGCAGCCTTGCCATGGCCTTTGCGGGGCGATCGTGCCGACCTTCCCCAGTGGGACCTCGATCAGCCAGACCAAAAGGGATGGCTGGATGCCGAGAAAATTTTCAAATCCGAGGTCCAGCATCACGGCGAGGCTGAGGAAAGGAGGCTTGCCTATGTTGCCTACACCCGGGCGAAGTTCGTTCTGTGGGCCTCCAGCGCTGCTTGGAATGGCTCCCGATCGGGAATGGCCGGCATGTCTTCTTTCCTCTCTGAGCTTGCTCCACTTGCCGGCGTTGCTCCGACAGTAGAAGACGCCGGCCGGCCGCAGCCGGTCGGCAGCACGTCGTCAGGCGGAGCCGCGGAGGTGCACGCTGAATCGGTGGCAGAGGAGGTCTTGCCCGAGGAAAGTCCGTTGACCGCAGTGCTCGAGGTTGCCCAATTTCCTTACGACCCACTGGAGGGGCCTTCAGACCCACGGACCGGCGCCCGCCTGAGGCTGACTCCCGGCAGAAGGCTGGCCATGGACCAGGCTGCGGCCATGGTCCGCGGATATATCGAGGAATCCTACGCAGAACACGCCGCAGAACCCTCACATGACCTGACAGGTGCGGCAGCGAAATGGTCACAGGAGGCACAACTGCTGTTGGATCGCCAGCGCCAGCTAAAGACCGTTCAAGATGTCCACCTGCCCAGCCATATCTCCGCGTCACTTTTCGTTGACCTGGGAGCTGACCCTGCGGCGGTCCTGTCCCAACTGCGCAGGCCCGTTCCCCGCGAACCGGGTATTTCAGCCCGAAAAGGGACTGCTTTCCATGCATGGGTGGAGGAGTACTTCGGCTCAACAGGCATGTTGGACCTCGATGAAGCGCCGGGGTCTGACTCCCACATTGACGAGGCGTACGGCCTGGAGGACATGGTGGCCGCGTTCAAGGAGTCCGAGTGGGCTCAGCGTGCTCCCGCATTTGTCGAGGTGCCTGTGGAAACCCGGATTGGCGACGTCGTAGTCCGTGGGCGCATTGATGCCGTCTTCCGTGATGCCGATGGCCGCTGGCAACTCATCGACTGGAAGACCGGACGACGCCCTGCAGGTCAACAGCTGGCAACGCGCGCGGTTCAGCTGGCCGTTTACCGGCTCGCATGGGCTCGGCTCAAGGACGTTCCCCTCGAGGACGTCAGCGCAGCCTTTTACTACGTGGCTGATGACGCGTTCGTGCGCCCGCACGATCTTGGCAGCGCGGAGGAGTTGGAACTGATTATTGAGAGGGCGTTGAAGAGCAGCGATTGA
- a CDS encoding ATP-dependent helicase → MTATPAKTRQASAALRLLPPRETHYAAPVLSPDQHAVVSLRQGNGPVLVPGGPGTGKSTVLVESAVRRVREDGLNPEQILILAPGRHAAAALRDTFTGRLDRSLSTTPARTWASYAFDVIRRAKAEGILPLTRPPKLLSGPEQDLIIKELLEGHSRPEFQLPWPEDLAAALPTRGFRHEIRQLFDRIIESGRTAEDLVGLAYECGRPDWMAAAQLYSEYRDVLDLRMPEAFDPAGIITTARQIFQDSPEFLAAERERLQLILVDDAQESNPAVFELLADIGEGKDLVVTYSPDTVVQGFRGARPDLVSELPTLLGGQQHAVLERPLSVTHRHTPEVAEAWSRVAARISQRSGGQLARQLEQPNRPQGLHPAPGDGRVEGHVLPSAVHELRYVAQRILEAQLRESREFSDIAVIVRNGGQISQLQRYLSGQGIPVRVPVADSAVRDEVAVRPLLEAFAIVLDPSKLTPESAVSLLTSRIGGATAIELRRLRQSLRRDELLGGGGRSSDALLVEALLQPGALASLGIEGSSARRLARMIAAGTAAAAEPGANAESVLWALWHATGLSSRWAEMALEGGNAGARADRDLDAMMALFHTAERFVDQLPGSGPEQFLDYLLNQELPMDTLAARAQLEACVEIMTPASAAGREWPVVIVAGLQEGVWPNTRLRGELLGSTVYADAVEHGVDYALRRGPLSRLRDIRYDELRSFSTAVSRAREVLICTAVSSEDEQPSAFLDYVAPLGSGEYKRGYTPVDRPMTLRALVAELRQHAQSEDDSPGDTRTAHEAARILARLASTDPPVPGAHPDTWWGLAPLSSQEAVVPPGGTVSVSPSKVEAVHKSPLDWFVQAAGGEPATDFARSLGTLVHSIAQELPEASGAEYIAELVRRWPTLGMKDNWEGKLDFQRAELMVRKLAQYVLIMRNDSRSLLAVEHDFEVQLPDVTVDAVGGGGPEALEEAAVRHAVLRGQVDRLEIDPEGRLVIVDLKTGKRQPGKAEVARHPQLGAYQAAVLKGAFQDAKTVQEPADAAADTGFVPGGAVLAQLGTKTKSPGVQQQDPLDPAENWAESLVNEAAALMAGSTFEARHDPGKGGHGGHGCRLPDICPLCARGKQVTE, encoded by the coding sequence GTGACCGCGACTCCTGCCAAAACCCGCCAAGCATCAGCAGCCCTCCGCCTGCTCCCGCCGCGTGAGACCCACTACGCGGCACCCGTTCTGTCCCCGGACCAACATGCAGTTGTCTCCCTCCGGCAGGGGAACGGCCCCGTCCTGGTGCCCGGAGGTCCGGGCACGGGCAAGTCAACGGTGCTCGTGGAATCCGCAGTCCGCCGCGTCCGCGAAGATGGACTGAATCCAGAACAAATCCTCATTCTTGCTCCCGGGCGCCACGCCGCGGCAGCTTTGCGGGACACCTTCACGGGACGGCTGGACCGCAGTCTCAGTACGACGCCGGCGCGTACCTGGGCGTCATACGCCTTCGACGTTATCCGGCGGGCAAAGGCGGAAGGCATCCTGCCGCTGACGAGGCCACCGAAACTTCTGTCGGGCCCTGAACAAGACCTCATCATCAAGGAATTGCTGGAAGGCCACTCCCGTCCGGAGTTCCAACTGCCTTGGCCGGAGGACCTCGCAGCAGCACTTCCCACCCGCGGCTTCCGTCACGAGATCCGGCAGTTGTTTGATCGCATCATCGAATCTGGACGCACCGCAGAGGACTTGGTCGGGCTTGCCTACGAGTGCGGACGGCCTGATTGGATGGCGGCGGCCCAGCTGTACAGCGAGTACCGGGACGTCTTGGACCTCCGCATGCCCGAGGCCTTTGACCCGGCCGGAATCATCACCACGGCCCGTCAGATATTCCAGGATTCGCCGGAGTTCCTGGCCGCTGAAAGGGAACGTCTCCAACTCATCCTTGTGGACGACGCCCAGGAATCGAATCCGGCAGTGTTCGAGCTCCTTGCCGACATCGGGGAAGGCAAGGACCTGGTGGTGACGTACTCGCCGGATACAGTCGTGCAAGGTTTCCGCGGCGCACGTCCGGACTTGGTCTCAGAGCTGCCAACACTTTTGGGCGGCCAGCAGCATGCTGTTCTCGAACGTCCGTTGTCCGTGACCCACAGGCACACGCCGGAAGTAGCTGAGGCCTGGTCCCGGGTCGCGGCCCGCATCTCGCAGCGTTCCGGTGGTCAGTTGGCCAGGCAGTTGGAACAACCGAACCGTCCGCAAGGTCTACATCCGGCTCCCGGGGATGGTCGCGTAGAGGGGCATGTGCTGCCGTCCGCCGTCCACGAGCTCCGGTACGTCGCGCAGCGGATCCTCGAAGCACAGCTGCGGGAATCCCGGGAATTCAGTGACATCGCGGTGATCGTTCGGAACGGCGGGCAGATTTCCCAGTTGCAGCGGTACCTAAGCGGCCAGGGGATCCCAGTGCGTGTTCCCGTGGCGGACTCAGCTGTCCGTGACGAAGTCGCCGTCCGTCCACTGCTGGAGGCCTTTGCCATTGTTCTGGACCCGTCAAAGCTCACACCGGAATCCGCAGTGTCCCTTCTGACATCGCGTATAGGAGGTGCCACTGCCATCGAGTTGCGAAGGCTTAGGCAATCCTTGCGCCGCGATGAACTCTTGGGAGGTGGCGGCCGCTCCAGCGACGCCCTGTTGGTCGAGGCCCTCCTCCAGCCGGGGGCGCTGGCCTCGTTAGGAATTGAGGGTAGTTCTGCCCGCAGGCTCGCCCGCATGATCGCTGCCGGTACCGCTGCCGCCGCAGAGCCAGGCGCCAACGCGGAATCTGTTCTGTGGGCTTTGTGGCACGCAACAGGGCTTTCTTCGCGGTGGGCAGAGATGGCGCTTGAAGGCGGCAATGCCGGGGCACGCGCCGATCGGGACCTTGACGCCATGATGGCGCTGTTCCATACGGCCGAGCGCTTCGTTGACCAACTGCCCGGTTCTGGTCCTGAGCAGTTCCTGGACTACCTGTTGAACCAGGAACTGCCCATGGACACCCTCGCCGCACGGGCGCAGCTGGAGGCGTGCGTTGAGATCATGACTCCTGCAAGTGCTGCGGGTCGGGAATGGCCGGTAGTGATCGTCGCAGGCCTTCAGGAAGGCGTGTGGCCTAACACCCGGCTCCGTGGAGAGCTGCTGGGCAGTACCGTCTACGCCGATGCCGTAGAGCATGGCGTGGACTACGCCCTCCGGCGGGGGCCGCTAAGCAGGCTTCGGGACATTCGCTACGACGAACTTAGGAGCTTCTCAACAGCCGTATCGCGAGCCCGCGAGGTTTTGATTTGCACGGCTGTGTCCTCTGAAGATGAGCAACCTTCGGCGTTCCTGGATTACGTGGCCCCGTTGGGTTCGGGCGAATATAAAAGGGGTTACACCCCTGTGGACCGTCCCATGACCTTGAGGGCTCTTGTGGCGGAGCTGAGGCAGCATGCGCAGTCCGAAGACGACTCGCCCGGAGACACCCGTACAGCGCATGAAGCCGCCCGGATACTGGCCAGGCTCGCCAGTACTGACCCGCCGGTACCTGGGGCGCACCCGGACACTTGGTGGGGTCTGGCGCCGCTCAGTTCCCAGGAAGCCGTGGTGCCGCCCGGAGGTACCGTTTCTGTGTCGCCGTCGAAGGTGGAAGCCGTTCATAAGTCCCCGCTGGACTGGTTCGTCCAAGCAGCCGGTGGGGAACCCGCCACCGACTTCGCACGAAGCCTGGGCACCTTGGTCCATAGCATTGCGCAGGAGCTTCCCGAGGCTTCAGGAGCCGAGTACATTGCTGAACTCGTGCGCCGTTGGCCCACCTTGGGAATGAAGGATAACTGGGAGGGAAAGCTTGATTTCCAGCGGGCAGAACTCATGGTCCGGAAGTTGGCCCAGTACGTGCTCATTATGCGTAACGACTCAAGAAGCTTGCTCGCGGTAGAGCACGACTTTGAAGTTCAGCTTCCTGATGTCACTGTGGATGCCGTTGGCGGTGGTGGTCCTGAAGCTCTTGAAGAGGCGGCCGTGCGTCACGCCGTACTTCGCGGCCAAGTGGACCGGCTCGAAATAGATCCGGAGGGCAGGCTTGTGATCGTGGACCTCAAGACCGGCAAACGGCAACCCGGCAAGGCCGAGGTAGCCCGGCACCCGCAACTGGGTGCCTATCAAGCCGCGGTCCTCAAGGGTGCTTTTCAGGACGCTAAAACGGTACAAGAACCCGCCGACGCCGCGGCGGACACCGGATTCGTTCCCGGCGGGGCAGTGTTGGCCCAGCTTGGGACCAAGACCAAGAGCCCTGGCGTACAGCAGCAGGATCCCTTGGATCCGGCAGAGAACTGGGCTGAGAGCCTGGTCAATGAGGCAGCCGCACTGATGGCAGGGTCAACGTTCGAAGCACGGCACGACCCCGGCAAGGGAGGGCATGGCGGTCATGGATGCCGTCTGCCGGATATTTGCCCGTTGTGCGCCAGAGGAAAGCAGGTCACCGAATGA